Proteins co-encoded in one Psychromonas sp. psych-6C06 genomic window:
- a CDS encoding TetR/AcrR family transcriptional regulator, whose translation MNLTEAKPRRGRPPKIARDNIDTKAALIRSGLEQLTENGFASSGIDQILKKVGVPKGSFYHYFANKEAFGLAVIHSYATYFAKKLDTCLLDQSSAPLARMRNYLESAKIGMARFQFKRGCLVGNLGQEVDLLPESFRPILIDIFGSWQERVANCLKEAQTNGELSSDADCDLLAECFWIGWEGAVSRARLVQNNTPLDNYFNTFINGLPK comes from the coding sequence ATGAATTTAACAGAAGCTAAACCGCGACGCGGTCGTCCGCCTAAAATAGCGCGAGATAATATTGATACCAAAGCTGCACTGATACGTAGTGGCCTTGAACAATTAACTGAAAATGGCTTTGCCTCGTCGGGGATTGATCAGATATTGAAAAAGGTTGGTGTGCCAAAAGGCTCTTTTTATCATTACTTTGCTAATAAAGAAGCGTTTGGTTTAGCGGTAATTCATAGCTATGCCACCTACTTTGCTAAAAAGCTAGATACTTGTTTGCTGGATCAAAGCTCAGCCCCTTTAGCGCGAATGAGAAATTATTTAGAGAGCGCTAAAATAGGAATGGCACGTTTTCAATTCAAACGAGGCTGCTTAGTCGGTAACCTCGGGCAAGAGGTTGACCTATTACCTGAAAGCTTTAGACCTATATTGATTGATATTTTTGGCTCTTGGCAAGAACGTGTTGCAAATTGCTTAAAAGAAGCGCAAACCAACGGAGAGTTATCTAGCGATGCAGATTGTGATTTACTCGCAGAATGTTTCTGGATAGGTTGGGAAGGCGCAGTGAGTCGAGCTCGACTAGTACAAAATAACACACCGCTTGATAATTATTTCAATACATTTATCAACGGATTACCAAAATAA
- a CDS encoding methyl-accepting chemotaxis protein, giving the protein MLPFSLQKKLNLLLLIIGLLILTISLMSNYNQQNKLVEETIESNLKLIAGNYFDSINTLMLTGMMGSKSILEDKIRNEKNIEAAKIIRSEQVIQLFGAGSENNQAENDAERAALQGTESMTISHDGQKRVLTYLKPIIGSEDYNGTNCLTCHMSQPGEVLGVIKLSYSLNDSDQAISKNSWFNGFLLSSIFIIAFLSLALLIKHLFFKRLSLLGGVMHNIHNSNDLTLRIHDKSDDELGNLSHNFNVMLDRFLDNMRQVTHTSVVLNQAADKLLQSAQTSEQAIQQQKISTQSVANSVHQLKESSEQVKDTSGNAAEYSNSGNQQANEGMQIAQTTQQNINQLASEVSNASGKVSNLQIQTEEVGKILEVISNIADQTNLLALNAAIEAARAGESGRGFAVVADEVRSLANNTQQTTLQIKKTIERLQNEAKQTVEVMNRSSQDAESRAQQVEQVTGTLHNITEQMQQINQLSMQIASSTEEQNNASEEISRNVEEIANSAEKSLQDAIESKSISVDLQTLAQELNEQVSLFKLK; this is encoded by the coding sequence ATGTTGCCTTTTTCGTTGCAAAAGAAACTCAATTTACTGCTTTTAATCATTGGCCTATTAATACTTACAATAAGCTTAATGAGTAACTACAACCAACAGAATAAGTTGGTTGAAGAAACGATTGAAAGCAATCTAAAATTGATAGCAGGTAACTATTTTGACTCGATCAATACTTTAATGCTGACGGGTATGATGGGCAGCAAATCTATTTTAGAAGATAAAATTCGTAATGAAAAAAATATCGAAGCAGCTAAAATAATCCGTAGCGAACAAGTGATACAACTATTTGGTGCAGGTAGTGAAAATAACCAAGCAGAAAACGATGCAGAGCGCGCTGCGTTACAAGGAACAGAAAGCATGACCATCAGCCATGATGGTCAAAAACGAGTGTTAACCTACTTAAAACCAATTATTGGTAGCGAAGATTATAACGGCACTAATTGTTTAACCTGCCACATGAGCCAACCAGGTGAAGTATTAGGGGTTATTAAACTAAGTTATTCCTTAAATGATTCAGACCAAGCGATCAGTAAAAATAGTTGGTTTAATGGTTTTCTACTTAGTAGCATTTTTATTATCGCTTTTCTCAGCCTTGCATTACTTATAAAGCACCTTTTTTTCAAGCGCTTGAGTTTACTTGGTGGAGTGATGCACAATATCCATAACAGCAATGATTTAACATTACGTATTCATGATAAAAGTGATGATGAACTGGGCAATTTGAGCCATAACTTTAACGTTATGCTAGACCGTTTTTTAGATAATATGCGACAAGTAACTCATACATCAGTCGTCTTAAATCAAGCTGCGGATAAACTCCTTCAATCAGCGCAAACGAGTGAACAAGCAATTCAGCAACAAAAAATATCTACCCAATCTGTTGCCAATTCAGTACATCAATTGAAAGAGTCTTCTGAGCAAGTAAAAGATACTTCTGGTAACGCCGCCGAGTATTCTAACTCAGGCAACCAACAAGCCAATGAGGGGATGCAAATTGCACAGACTACGCAACAAAATATCAATCAACTGGCTAGTGAAGTCAGTAATGCCTCAGGTAAAGTCAGTAACTTACAAATACAAACCGAAGAAGTGGGAAAAATACTGGAAGTTATCAGTAATATCGCAGATCAAACCAATTTACTCGCGCTTAACGCAGCCATTGAAGCTGCAAGAGCTGGTGAGAGTGGTCGTGGGTTTGCAGTGGTTGCAGACGAAGTGCGTAGCTTAGCGAATAATACTCAACAAACCACACTACAAATTAAAAAGACCATTGAACGTTTACAAAATGAAGCCAAACAGACGGTTGAAGTAATGAACCGTTCCTCGCAGGATGCAGAATCACGCGCACAACAGGTAGAACAAGTCACCGGCACATTGCATAACATTACCGAGCAGATGCAGCAGATCAATCAACTAAGTATGCAGATAGCTTCTTCGACAGAAGAGCAGAATAACGCTTCAGAAGAGATTAGCCGTAATGTAGAAGAGATAGCGAATAGCGCAGAAAAATCTTTACAAGATGCTATCGAAAGTAAATCTATCAGTGTCGATCTACAAACACTCGCACAAGAGCTTAACGAACAAGTGAGTTTATTCAAACTGAAATAA